From Neobacillus sp. PS2-9, the proteins below share one genomic window:
- a CDS encoding CPBP family intramembrane glutamic endopeptidase yields the protein MDTRYSSGLLLGGLFTIMSFLFTRGFYSLFFIILLGLLILVTFFKENNRLFVWLIVAFFLGNLLIGYADHFIGAYPLSPFALVLISQLLWTIPILLITYVTKKFNKPTGYSYISLIRNSPIQITSHFTISFFQLFYFMLSLLVLSVILVLVMKVGEWTILKISLILLFSGLNSFLEELLWRGILCTQFIRMSSKRMGILLSSAAYGLYTTMFGYTIKISLFYFLLGVIFGFVTVKSKSLLPSFIIHSIITILLLLLGWVVIPL from the coding sequence ATGGACACTAGATACTCAAGTGGTTTGCTGTTAGGTGGACTTTTTACAATTATGTCCTTCCTTTTTACAAGAGGTTTTTATTCTCTTTTCTTTATAATCCTTTTAGGTTTACTAATACTGGTTACTTTTTTTAAGGAAAACAATCGACTATTTGTCTGGTTGATCGTTGCATTTTTTCTAGGTAATTTACTAATTGGCTACGCAGACCATTTTATCGGTGCATACCCACTATCGCCTTTTGCACTTGTATTAATAAGTCAATTGTTATGGACAATCCCAATTTTACTAATAACCTATGTGACAAAGAAATTCAATAAGCCTACTGGCTATTCTTACATAAGCTTAATAAGGAATTCACCCATTCAAATAACCAGCCATTTCACGATCTCCTTCTTTCAGCTTTTTTATTTCATGCTATCTCTGCTTGTGTTAAGTGTAATTCTTGTCCTTGTAATGAAGGTGGGAGAATGGACTATCTTAAAGATCAGTTTGATTCTACTATTTTCTGGATTGAATTCGTTTTTAGAAGAATTATTGTGGCGGGGAATATTATGTACGCAGTTTATCCGAATGAGCAGCAAGCGTATGGGTATCTTACTAAGTAGTGCTGCATATGGGCTATATACAACAATGTTTGGTTACACAATAAAAATAAGTTTGTTCTATTTCCTATTGGGTGTTATATTTGGCTTCGTCACTGTTAAATCAAAGAGTTTACTCCCTTCCTTTATTATTCATAGCATCATTACAATCCTTTTGTTACTTCTTGGCTGGGTAGTTATTCCGTTATAA
- a CDS encoding HesB/YadR/YfhF family protein yields MNIHITNEAVAWYKRELSLKNGDYVRFFARYGGCSTVQSGFSLGISTDEPIDIGTKTEVDGIVFYIEEKDVWFFDNHDLTIDYQETYEEPIFNYHK; encoded by the coding sequence ATGAATATACATATTACAAATGAGGCTGTAGCATGGTACAAAAGAGAACTAAGTCTTAAAAATGGTGATTATGTTCGCTTTTTTGCTCGGTACGGAGGATGCAGTACAGTACAAAGTGGTTTTTCTTTAGGAATCTCAACAGACGAACCCATAGATATTGGTACAAAAACTGAGGTTGACGGAATTGTCTTCTATATTGAAGAAAAGGATGTATGGTTCTTTGATAATCATGATTTAACAATTGACTATCAAGAAACGTATGAAGAACCTATTTTTAACTATCATAAATAA
- a CDS encoding acyl-CoA thioesterase, with protein MENFFISTREIQLYYADTDMMGVIYHANYLKFFELGRTGFIEDLGYNYLAMEESGYYAPVYDIQITYKKPLRYGDKAFVKTWVELNDGIKTIYGYTIINGNEEICAEGKSTHIIVKKDNFRPTSFKKAFPEWYLKYEEVKKK; from the coding sequence GTGGAGAACTTTTTTATTTCAACAAGGGAGATTCAACTTTATTATGCAGACACAGATATGATGGGTGTCATTTACCATGCAAATTATTTAAAGTTTTTTGAGCTAGGCAGAACAGGGTTTATTGAGGATCTTGGCTATAATTACTTAGCAATGGAAGAGTCTGGTTACTATGCTCCCGTATATGATATTCAAATCACTTACAAAAAACCGTTACGCTATGGCGATAAGGCCTTTGTTAAAACGTGGGTAGAGTTAAACGATGGAATAAAAACTATTTATGGATATACGATTATTAATGGGAACGAAGAAATATGTGCAGAAGGAAAGTCTACTCATATTATTGTTAAAAAGGATAATTTCAGACCTACCTCCTTTAAAAAAGCCTTCCCAGAGTGGTATTTAAAATATGAGGAAGTTAAGAAAAAATAG
- a CDS encoding AAA family ATPase, whose translation MTLKQLTNQRTPYTEQIKQWEKELNETGALSNESQLISALSQETDSKSLSKLLTLGAQSRLNRDKENTLAAVWFAKALKLDPENQRAKEFSIRSDWKKMKDFLATLSFPPIRETDNRTAKKKTAEQYIDICQSFLNASEEQLKDLQTKVDIASTMLNKKLLLKYQKLSELLLTAIEETGGLLKAAKEYDQSITGVFHTSTFFEDLKLHMANVDEVKRTWEQQFLEEQPSEITAENALDELNSMIGMDLVKKRVNDFYRFLKYQKQRKELGFQVKDELSLNMILTGNPGTGKTTLARLLAKIYYELGVLPREEVIETDRSQLVGGFVGQTEENVRSIVEKSIGGVLFIDEAYSLKREGQTGNDYGQSAIDTLVSLMTGSEYGGRFAVILAGYPEEMRSFIDANPGLRSRFPQSNFIHLPNYSNEELIRIAEKVALDNDYLLTEESKSEIELRLEQERVDETFGNARTARNIVLDAIFKKGSEKQSVENDLLDYMLLNKEDFRLEKAHSTYSPQEKLDQLIGLNALKEEMSSLISFVKMQQFRRKQGLPTVPIQLHAVFTGNPGTGKTTVAKIYAEYLKECGILKRGHLIVASRADFVAGYVGQTAGKTKKKIKEALGGVLFIDEAYSLLSHSNSDFGKEVIDTLVDEMTKQNENLVVVLAGYPNEMDQLLESNPGLRSRFKKYFLFPDYSSEELLEIMATYAKSYQYYLTEEAKQQLIETIEIEDSRGNGRFATNVVDEIIQAQASRLMNLVQDQELIEKSMFLEAEDVNVALSKIKKY comes from the coding sequence ATGACCTTGAAACAACTAACCAATCAACGAACTCCATATACTGAACAAATCAAACAGTGGGAAAAGGAACTAAACGAAACAGGTGCCCTCTCTAATGAAAGTCAGCTCATTAGTGCGCTCAGTCAGGAAACTGATTCTAAATCCTTATCCAAGCTTTTAACGCTAGGGGCACAATCTAGGCTTAATCGAGATAAAGAGAACACTTTAGCAGCTGTTTGGTTTGCAAAAGCACTTAAACTTGACCCTGAAAACCAAAGGGCAAAGGAATTTAGTATTCGATCTGACTGGAAGAAAATGAAGGATTTTCTGGCTACACTTTCGTTCCCCCCTATAAGAGAAACGGATAACCGAACGGCCAAGAAAAAAACAGCTGAGCAGTACATAGATATTTGCCAAAGCTTTTTAAACGCATCAGAAGAACAATTGAAGGATTTACAAACAAAAGTAGACATAGCTTCCACGATGTTGAATAAAAAGCTTCTTCTTAAATACCAGAAACTATCTGAATTACTATTGACTGCCATAGAGGAAACAGGAGGTCTGTTAAAAGCAGCGAAAGAATACGATCAATCAATTACCGGCGTATTCCATACATCTACTTTTTTTGAGGATTTAAAATTGCATATGGCCAATGTTGATGAAGTAAAAAGAACCTGGGAACAGCAATTTCTTGAAGAACAACCCTCAGAAATCACAGCAGAAAACGCATTGGATGAATTAAATAGTATGATTGGGATGGATTTAGTTAAAAAACGCGTGAATGATTTTTATCGATTCCTAAAATACCAGAAGCAACGGAAAGAGCTTGGTTTTCAAGTTAAAGATGAACTAAGTTTAAATATGATTTTAACAGGAAACCCCGGAACTGGTAAAACAACACTTGCTCGTTTATTGGCAAAAATTTATTATGAGTTGGGTGTACTTCCACGTGAAGAAGTAATTGAGACAGACCGCTCGCAATTAGTCGGGGGCTTTGTAGGACAAACAGAGGAAAACGTTCGATCTATCGTTGAAAAGTCCATTGGCGGTGTATTATTTATTGATGAAGCCTATAGCTTAAAACGCGAGGGGCAAACGGGAAATGATTATGGTCAATCTGCAATTGATACTTTGGTTTCACTTATGACCGGAAGTGAATACGGCGGAAGGTTTGCGGTTATTTTAGCTGGGTATCCAGAAGAAATGCGCTCATTCATAGATGCCAATCCTGGATTACGCAGTCGTTTTCCTCAATCAAACTTTATCCATTTACCTAATTATTCAAACGAGGAATTAATCCGGATTGCCGAAAAAGTGGCATTAGACAACGATTATCTCCTAACCGAGGAATCAAAAAGCGAAATTGAGCTTCGGCTTGAACAAGAACGAGTAGATGAAACCTTTGGTAATGCGAGAACAGCACGAAATATTGTTTTAGATGCTATTTTTAAAAAGGGGTCAGAGAAGCAATCTGTAGAAAATGATCTTTTAGATTATATGCTCCTCAACAAAGAAGATTTTCGTTTGGAAAAAGCGCACAGCACCTATTCACCACAGGAGAAACTGGACCAGCTCATTGGTCTTAACGCCTTAAAAGAAGAAATGAGCTCATTAATTTCGTTTGTTAAAATGCAACAGTTTAGAAGAAAACAGGGATTACCAACAGTACCCATTCAACTTCATGCTGTATTTACCGGAAATCCTGGTACAGGTAAAACAACTGTGGCTAAAATTTATGCTGAGTACTTAAAAGAATGCGGTATTCTAAAACGAGGGCATCTTATTGTAGCTAGCAGGGCCGATTTTGTTGCTGGTTATGTAGGTCAAACTGCCGGGAAAACAAAGAAAAAAATTAAGGAAGCACTTGGTGGTGTGTTATTCATTGACGAAGCATATTCTCTTCTTAGCCATTCAAACAGTGATTTCGGGAAAGAAGTTATTGATACACTTGTCGATGAAATGACAAAGCAAAACGAAAACCTTGTAGTTGTCTTAGCAGGCTACCCAAATGAAATGGATCAACTCTTGGAAAGCAATCCAGGGCTCCGCTCAAGGTTTAAAAAATACTTCTTATTCCCTGATTACTCTTCAGAAGAGCTTCTTGAAATCATGGCCACGTATGCCAAAAGCTATCAATACTACTTAACAGAGGAAGCAAAGCAGCAATTGATTGAGACCATCGAAATAGAAGATTCCAGAGGGAACGGTCGTTTTGCTACAAACGTGGTGGATGAAATAATTCAAGCACAAGCTTCACGGCTAATGAATTTAGTACAGGATCAGGAACTTATAGAAAAATCAATGTTCCTTGAAGCAGAAGATGTTAATGTAGCCTTAAGTAAAATAAAAAAATATTAA
- the tlp gene encoding small acid-soluble spore protein Tlp translates to MAYNNKPNPDDRSDNVEKLQSMIHNTIENMEAAEESLAFTDSEQQRQQIESKNQRRRESIDSFRSEIKDEAQNQQS, encoded by the coding sequence ATGGCCTACAATAACAAACCTAATCCTGATGATCGTAGCGATAATGTAGAGAAACTTCAATCAATGATTCATAATACAATTGAAAATATGGAAGCGGCTGAAGAATCGCTTGCTTTTACCGATAGCGAGCAACAGCGCCAACAAATTGAATCGAAAAATCAGCGGAGACGTGAAAGTATCGACTCATTCCGCTCAGAAATCAAAGACGAAGCCCAAAATCAACAAAGCTAA
- a CDS encoding acid-soluble spore protein N produces the protein MSNPKKDHKHFTPSHLGTQPRGFSGNKGKKMNDTSGKHAQVIQTKGE, from the coding sequence ATGAGTAATCCAAAAAAAGACCATAAGCATTTTACACCTAGCCATTTAGGAACACAGCCTCGAGGCTTTAGTGGGAATAAGGGGAAAAAAATGAATGATACATCAGGTAAACACGCTCAGGTAATTCAAACTAAGGGCGAATAA
- a CDS encoding FbpB family small basic protein, which produces MRKPRKRSFAELVLENKSQLLKDRAAMEKIEQRLEEKRLGKAE; this is translated from the coding sequence ATGAGAAAACCTAGAAAACGCTCATTTGCAGAACTTGTTTTAGAAAATAAATCACAACTATTAAAAGATCGTGCTGCTATGGAAAAAATTGAACAGCGCCTAGAAGAAAAGCGTCTCGGAAAAGCCGAGTAA
- a CDS encoding redoxin domain-containing protein: protein MIKKIIAAVVLVSLLTVAIVQAMDKKTEAPETTSQATANKEGLSIGAKAPDFELKTLTGETVKLSDLKGKKVMLNFWATWCPPCKAEMPEMEQFSKQAGDDVVILAVNIDPQLDVQGFVNENKITFPVLLDAEDKVNEAYQVLSIPTTYFINSKGVIKNKFTGSMNLDVMKDFTEKLK from the coding sequence ATGATAAAGAAAATAATTGCTGCCGTTGTTTTGGTTTCTCTCCTTACAGTAGCAATTGTACAAGCAATGGATAAAAAGACAGAGGCACCCGAAACGACAAGTCAAGCAACTGCTAATAAAGAAGGTCTATCAATAGGTGCAAAAGCACCCGATTTTGAATTAAAAACATTAACAGGTGAAACCGTAAAACTCTCCGACTTAAAAGGGAAAAAAGTTATGCTTAACTTCTGGGCTACCTGGTGTCCACCATGTAAAGCAGAAATGCCTGAAATGGAACAATTTTCTAAGCAGGCTGGAGATGATGTCGTTATTCTTGCAGTTAACATTGACCCACAACTGGATGTCCAAGGTTTTGTTAACGAAAACAAGATTACCTTCCCCGTCCTCTTAGATGCTGAAGACAAAGTGAATGAAGCCTATCAGGTATTATCTATCCCAACCACGTATTTTATTAACTCAAAAGGGGTTATTAAAAATAAATTTACGGGATCAATGAACCTAGATGTGATGAAAGACTTTACCGAAAAATTAAAATAG
- a CDS encoding class II aldolase/adducin family protein, with protein MISEIKYKKQICEIGKRIYDKGFVAANDGNISIRLCEDEFLITPTGVSKGFMTPEIIVKVNAAGEVLEGDYRPTSEMKMHMLVYQERPDIQAIVHVHPPYATAFAIAGIPLDQAIMPESVVYLGTIPVAEYGTPSTEEVPNAVKKYVYDHQGVLLENHGALTWGRDLEQAYFLMESMEFTAKINWIAKQLNGDRELSKKHVQTLVDMKTKMGIKGNSPIGVDTEPGVHAMKRIPPMEKNLSKQDLQTIVENVTKNILDELKKHL; from the coding sequence ATGATTTCTGAAATTAAATATAAAAAACAAATTTGTGAAATTGGAAAAAGGATCTATGACAAAGGTTTTGTTGCTGCAAACGATGGAAATATTTCGATTCGGCTTTGTGAGGATGAATTTCTTATCACCCCTACAGGTGTTAGTAAAGGCTTTATGACTCCAGAGATAATCGTCAAAGTGAATGCGGCGGGTGAAGTATTGGAGGGGGACTATCGACCGACTTCTGAAATGAAAATGCATATGCTTGTGTACCAAGAGAGGCCTGACATACAAGCTATTGTGCATGTACATCCACCCTATGCCACTGCGTTTGCTATAGCAGGAATCCCTTTAGATCAAGCTATAATGCCAGAGTCTGTAGTCTATCTTGGGACCATTCCTGTGGCAGAGTATGGGACCCCTTCAACGGAAGAAGTGCCAAATGCGGTGAAGAAATATGTGTACGACCATCAAGGGGTCTTATTAGAAAACCACGGAGCGTTAACATGGGGAAGAGACCTTGAACAAGCCTATTTCCTAATGGAATCGATGGAATTTACCGCGAAAATTAACTGGATCGCCAAGCAATTAAATGGGGATCGGGAGTTATCGAAGAAACATGTTCAGACTTTAGTTGACATGAAAACTAAAATGGGTATAAAGGGAAATTCACCCATTGGTGTTGATACTGAACCAGGAGTTCATGCAATGAAACGTATTCCTCCAATGGAAAAAAACTTATCAAAACAGGATCTTCAAACCATTGTTGAGAACGTAACAAAAAATATATTGGACGAGTTAAAGAAACATTTGTAG
- the mtnA gene encoding S-methyl-5-thioribose-1-phosphate isomerase, with translation MEQAFLQSVSYDNGILKILDQTKIPNFTEFLEITKIEDAWDAIKQLKVRGAPAIGIAAAYGLVVGIKDAPENSFDDFYTYFKKQADYLATSRPTAVNLFWALNRMDERAQKEKDQPVQQIKVALENEAHTIRNEDEEVCRTIGEHALTLLNDGMGVLTHCNAGGIATARYGTALAPLYLAKEKGWNIKVFADETRPLLQGARLTAWELMQAGIDVTLITDNMAAMVMQKGWVQAVIVGCDRVAANGDVANKIGTYGVALLAKAHNIPFYVAAPISTIDLETKTGDEIPIEEREAAEITEGFGKRTAPEGVKVFNPAFDVTPHELVTAIITEKGILTGNYQEELPKLFK, from the coding sequence ATGGAACAAGCTTTTTTACAATCCGTATCATATGATAATGGGATATTAAAAATATTAGATCAAACCAAAATTCCAAATTTTACAGAATTTCTTGAAATTACTAAAATTGAAGATGCATGGGACGCCATTAAACAATTAAAGGTTCGTGGTGCACCGGCAATCGGAATAGCCGCTGCTTATGGACTAGTAGTGGGAATAAAGGATGCGCCTGAGAATTCCTTCGACGATTTTTATACTTATTTTAAAAAGCAAGCTGATTATTTAGCTACCTCACGGCCAACTGCGGTCAACTTATTTTGGGCGTTAAATCGGATGGATGAGCGTGCACAAAAAGAGAAAGACCAACCTGTTCAACAAATAAAAGTTGCACTCGAAAATGAGGCACATACCATCCGTAATGAGGACGAAGAGGTTTGCAGGACAATCGGAGAGCATGCGTTAACACTATTAAATGATGGAATGGGCGTCCTTACCCATTGTAATGCAGGCGGAATTGCAACCGCAAGATATGGAACAGCTCTAGCACCCCTATACCTGGCAAAAGAAAAAGGGTGGAATATAAAAGTATTTGCAGATGAAACAAGACCGCTCCTTCAGGGTGCACGACTAACTGCTTGGGAACTTATGCAAGCTGGCATTGATGTTACATTAATAACTGATAATATGGCTGCAATGGTTATGCAAAAAGGTTGGGTGCAAGCGGTGATTGTGGGATGTGACCGAGTTGCAGCGAATGGTGACGTAGCAAATAAAATTGGAACGTATGGAGTAGCGTTATTAGCGAAAGCCCATAATATCCCGTTCTATGTAGCTGCACCTATTTCAACGATCGATTTAGAAACTAAAACTGGGGATGAAATCCCGATTGAAGAACGTGAGGCGGCTGAAATTACTGAAGGTTTTGGAAAAAGAACGGCTCCCGAGGGTGTGAAGGTATTTAATCCAGCTTTTGATGTGACGCCACATGAGCTTGTAACAGCTATTATTACAGAAAAGGGAATCCTAACAGGAAATTACCAAGAAGAGCTTCCAAAACTTTTTAAATGA
- a CDS encoding NAD-dependent epimerase/dehydratase family protein has protein sequence MKILVLGGSRFLGRTFVEEALSQNHEVTIFNRGNQNVGLKDVEIITGDRFGDLCELKNRYWDTVLDTSGFIPSTVKISTELLKDRVDQYSFISSISVYQDWVPENLDEDYPLLNMSVEKADEISKDVHGPIYEYYGHFKALCEQIAEMNMPGRVLNVRAGQLIGPNDYTDRIPYWVHRLAKGGKVLVPGNENRRVQLIDNKDLSKWILKMMTANSSGTFNATGPDYPLTMKQFIDACLRVTGSDAEIVWADEEFLLEQKVAPWTEMPLWVPENAPLSPELEKPWKGAFSINIDKAVKSGLTFRTLDESISDIYEWEKTRHISQDEWKSGMRAEREKELLSLLGRN, from the coding sequence TTGAAAATACTAGTTTTAGGTGGAAGCAGATTTTTAGGGAGAACATTCGTTGAAGAAGCATTATCTCAAAATCATGAAGTTACGATTTTTAATCGTGGGAATCAAAACGTAGGTCTTAAGGATGTTGAAATCATTACTGGCGATCGGTTTGGAGACTTGTGCGAGCTTAAAAACCGCTATTGGGATACGGTTTTGGATACTAGCGGTTTTATTCCTTCTACCGTAAAAATATCAACTGAGTTATTGAAGGATCGTGTTGACCAGTATTCATTTATTTCCAGTATCTCCGTTTATCAGGACTGGGTTCCAGAAAATCTAGATGAAGACTATCCTCTATTAAATATGTCAGTCGAGAAAGCAGATGAAATATCAAAAGATGTGCATGGCCCTATTTATGAATACTACGGTCATTTTAAGGCATTATGTGAACAGATTGCAGAAATGAATATGCCTGGGAGAGTATTGAATGTCCGAGCTGGGCAATTAATTGGTCCTAATGACTATACAGATCGTATTCCATATTGGGTACATAGGTTGGCTAAGGGTGGAAAGGTGTTAGTGCCCGGTAATGAGAACCGACGTGTACAGCTAATAGATAACAAAGACCTTTCGAAGTGGATTTTGAAGATGATGACAGCTAACTCCTCTGGAACGTTTAATGCAACAGGCCCTGATTATCCTCTAACGATGAAACAATTCATAGACGCATGCTTAAGAGTTACTGGTTCTGATGCGGAAATTGTATGGGCTGATGAGGAGTTCCTGCTTGAACAAAAGGTTGCACCGTGGACTGAAATGCCTTTATGGGTTCCAGAAAATGCCCCACTATCTCCTGAACTTGAAAAGCCTTGGAAGGGTGCATTTTCAATCAATATTGATAAGGCAGTGAAAAGTGGACTTACGTTCAGGACGCTGGACGAGAGCATATCGGATATTTATGAGTGGGAAAAGACTCGACATATATCTCAGGATGAGTGGAAATCAGGAATGAGAGCAGAAAGAGAGAAAGAGCTACTGTCGTTATTGGGTAGAAATTAA
- the abc-f gene encoding ribosomal protection-like ABC-F family protein — MLTNLKTIIKVTGLEKSYQLQKVLDQIHFEIKNGERIGLVGYNGTGKTTLANILSGKILPDKGHIEKSKELKIGYLSQSIDYEMNDFHESIFGSANNVLYQHTKELGLKKVSEWEETRLSHLSGGEKLKLALSMIWSSQPDFLILDEPTNHLDFKGIEWLVSELEKFHGPVLIISHDRHFLDRTANRIFELENSKIHFYSGNYSSYRKEKQQRTENHRHQYNVQQRQIELVEKQMEQLKSWSDKAHQSSTQKSRDYGLKEYHRAKAKKRDNQVKSKIKRLQNELEKNQIEKPLDEASVKFQFESQGKRGRRIIEAKNLRKVFTDETLFYESHFYINHGERIGLLGENGCGKSTLLKMILDQESVSFGELWRSDSIQIAYLSQDVVDLPAEKTAIEALGFTDRESILKARTLLANLGLKEAFITKPISTLSLGERTRVKLVEMLMKEYDVLILDEPTNHLDLPSREQLERTLADFTGTIITVSHDYYFLNKLCDRLLVFEVQQIKRVEMKPEQYLNKDKTGGQRSKEQLLIIENRIASILGELSTIDQKDPKYLVLDKEFNELLKLKRNFNN; from the coding sequence ATGCTTACAAATCTTAAAACAATAATAAAAGTTACAGGTTTAGAGAAAAGTTATCAATTACAAAAGGTATTAGACCAGATTCATTTTGAAATCAAAAACGGGGAAAGAATCGGTCTGGTTGGCTATAATGGAACTGGAAAAACAACCTTGGCAAATATTCTCTCCGGAAAAATACTACCTGATAAAGGACACATCGAAAAGAGTAAGGAATTAAAAATTGGCTACCTTTCGCAATCGATTGATTATGAAATGAACGATTTTCATGAGTCCATATTCGGGAGCGCTAATAATGTGTTGTACCAGCATACTAAAGAGCTTGGGCTCAAGAAGGTCTCTGAATGGGAGGAAACACGCCTATCCCATCTAAGCGGTGGAGAAAAATTAAAGCTTGCCTTATCTATGATTTGGTCATCCCAACCAGACTTTTTAATTCTAGATGAACCTACTAATCATTTAGATTTTAAAGGTATTGAATGGCTTGTGTCAGAATTAGAAAAATTCCATGGTCCTGTTTTGATCATCTCCCATGACCGGCATTTTTTAGACAGGACGGCTAATCGTATATTTGAATTAGAAAATAGTAAGATTCATTTTTACAGTGGGAACTATAGCAGCTACCGGAAGGAAAAACAACAACGAACCGAGAACCACCGACACCAATATAATGTACAACAGCGTCAAATTGAATTAGTTGAAAAGCAAATGGAACAGCTAAAGTCTTGGTCTGATAAGGCCCACCAAAGTTCAACCCAAAAAAGCAGGGATTACGGTCTAAAAGAATACCACCGAGCAAAAGCAAAAAAAAGAGATAATCAAGTCAAATCAAAGATCAAACGATTGCAGAATGAACTTGAGAAAAATCAAATTGAAAAGCCTCTTGACGAAGCATCAGTTAAATTTCAATTTGAGAGTCAAGGAAAAAGAGGGAGACGGATTATAGAGGCAAAGAATCTTCGAAAAGTTTTTACAGACGAGACTCTTTTCTATGAATCCCACTTCTACATTAATCATGGAGAACGGATTGGACTGTTAGGTGAAAATGGCTGCGGGAAGTCAACCTTACTAAAAATGATATTAGATCAGGAGAGCGTCTCATTTGGGGAACTATGGAGGAGCGACTCTATTCAGATTGCCTATTTGAGCCAGGATGTTGTTGACTTGCCAGCAGAAAAAACGGCGATTGAGGCACTGGGTTTTACAGATAGGGAAAGTATTCTTAAGGCTAGGACTTTGCTTGCTAATTTAGGGTTAAAGGAAGCTTTTATTACAAAGCCTATTTCTACATTAAGCTTAGGAGAACGGACGAGAGTCAAGCTTGTGGAGATGTTAATGAAGGAATATGATGTTCTCATTTTAGATGAACCTACCAATCATTTGGACTTACCTAGCAGGGAGCAGCTCGAACGGACATTAGCTGATTTTACAGGAACGATTATCACAGTGTCACATGACTATTATTTTCTAAATAAACTGTGTGATCGATTGTTAGTGTTTGAAGTTCAACAAATAAAGCGAGTGGAAATGAAGCCAGAGCAGTATTTGAATAAAGATAAAACGGGTGGACAACGTTCGAAGGAACAGCTTTTAATTATCGAAAACAGAATTGCTTCTATTTTGGGGGAATTATCAACAATCGATCAAAAAGACCCGAAATATCTTGTTTTAGACAAGGAATTTAATGAACTTCTTAAACTAAAACGAAATTTTAACAACTAA
- a CDS encoding phosphotransferase: MTLHQFAARYDLAPEELIPINNGFQNSVYTFSKDGRDYILRLSNRERKSFSDLENELKFIEALAKEGVSVSRPVPSKNNLLIEEVTNLFLVAFEKAQGVAVDVTDDNVWTTDLFYNWGKQIGRMHKVSKLIQLERPKWTKEEPDLFRLLPKINSKLIKERYTKLLDELRDFHQDSNLFGLIHNDFHQGNFLVKDRRITVFDFDDCAYHWFAYDLAVSFYHAYWQASSFTPERKDFSKIFWLHFLKGYEEERAIYREMLEQIPILLKIREIFLYVLFLEKWDLHSLAEWQAYTLEDLKHRIEEQIPYSNVNFKELIDNFS; this comes from the coding sequence ATGACCTTACATCAATTTGCTGCAAGGTATGACCTTGCACCTGAAGAACTTATCCCTATTAATAACGGGTTCCAAAATTCTGTATATACCTTTTCGAAAGATGGAAGGGACTATATACTAAGATTATCCAATAGAGAGAGGAAGAGCTTCTCTGACCTAGAAAATGAATTAAAGTTTATTGAAGCCCTAGCAAAAGAAGGAGTTTCCGTTTCAAGACCAGTGCCATCCAAAAATAACCTTTTAATTGAAGAGGTAACCAATTTGTTCTTGGTTGCTTTTGAAAAAGCGCAAGGTGTAGCAGTGGATGTTACGGACGATAACGTTTGGACAACTGATTTATTTTATAATTGGGGAAAACAAATCGGCAGGATGCATAAAGTATCAAAACTAATACAGCTTGAAAGGCCCAAATGGACAAAAGAGGAACCAGATCTTTTTAGGCTTCTTCCTAAAATTAATTCAAAACTCATTAAAGAACGATACACAAAATTATTGGATGAACTAAGAGATTTTCATCAAGATTCAAATTTATTTGGACTTATCCATAATGATTTTCATCAAGGCAATTTCTTAGTGAAGGACAGAAGGATTACTGTTTTTGATTTTGATGATTGTGCATATCATTGGTTTGCATATGATTTGGCCGTTTCCTTTTATCATGCATACTGGCAGGCATCATCTTTTACCCCAGAACGAAAGGATTTTAGCAAGATTTTTTGGCTTCATTTTTTAAAAGGGTATGAGGAGGAACGTGCTATTTACAGGGAAATGCTTGAACAAATTCCTATTTTACTGAAAATAAGAGAGATATTCTTATATGTGTTATTTTTAGAAAAGTGGGATTTACATAGTCTTGCGGAATGGCAAGCCTATACGCTTGAAGACTTGAAACATAGAATAGAGGAACAAATACCATATTCTAATGTCAATTTTAAAGAATTAATTGACAACTTTAGCTAA